In the Sandaracinaceae bacterium genome, GGAGGTGCGCGGCGTGGTGCGCGACGCGTACTCCGGCGCCCCGGTCGCAGGCGCGCGGGTGACCGAGCGGCGCGAGGGCGTCACGACCCTCACCGACGCCCGCGGCCGGTTCACGCTGGCGCTGTCTGAGGGACCGCACCGCCTGCAGCTCGACGCGGAGGGCTACCACCCGGGCGAGCGCGTCCGCGCGACGAGCGGCGCCCCGGTCGACGCGAACGTCTTCCCGCTCGCGCCCGACGACGCGACCATCGCCCGTCACCTCGACGCGGTCGCGGTGCGCGTGCCGGACGCCGTCCGCGACCGCCCGGTGACCGGCGATCTCGGCGCCGCGGTCTGGGCCCACCACGACGCGCCGCGGCTGCCCGAGACCATCCGCGTGTGGCGCGCCGCGGGCACCGCGCTGCAGCCTCGCTCGCCGGCCTTCGCGGACCGCTCGTGCGACCCGGCCGCGGTGGTCGAGGAGCTGCCGTTCGAGGAGTACGTCAAGGGCGTCATCCCGCACGAGTGGATCCCCTCGTGGCACCCGGAGGCGCTCCGCGCGGGCGCCATCGCCGCGCGCAGCTACGCGGCCTCGCACGCGCTCGGGGGAGGCCGCTGGGACTGCGCCGACGTCGACGACGGCACCGTCACGCAGGTCTACCGGGACGACCGCGCCGAGCCGACGAGCGCCGCGGTGGACGCGACGCGCGGACAGCTCGTCGTGCGCGACGGCAACGTGGTGCGGGCGGAGTACAGCGCCGAGAACGGCGGCCGGACCGAGCACGACGTCGACGACCCCACCTGCGAGGGGACCGAGCGCTTCGGCCACGGCCGAGGCATGTGTCAGTGGGGCACGCAGCGCTGGGCGATCGGCGAGTGCGCGAACCCG is a window encoding:
- a CDS encoding SpoIID/LytB domain-containing protein — encoded protein: MVRSLALTLFLVGCAPHSAAPTAGSLEEVRGVVRDAYSGAPVAGARVTERREGVTTLTDARGRFTLALSEGPHRLQLDAEGYHPGERVRATSGAPVDANVFPLAPDDATIARHLDAVAVRVPDAVRDRPVTGDLGAAVWAHHDAPRLPETIRVWRAAGTALQPRSPAFADRSCDPAAVVEELPFEEYVKGVIPHEWIPSWHPEALRAGAIAARSYAASHALGGGRWDCADVDDGTVTQVYRDDRAEPTSAAVDATRGQLVVRDGNVVRAEYSAENGGRTEHDVDDPTCEGTERFGHGRGMCQWGTQRWAIGECANPPCDFGAFGAEPKTHTWMVEHYFPGAVVGGGPHEVEPCETLGPDGGVLEESGPCFEAFGPGEYWRFEDFGHGGSLTWTNAFASETPSNWSRFSLFFAEPGRYRVEVYVEPGFGGHTAIDYEITHAGGVARVALDQRAASGWVSLGEHDFDDAGEVRVNDHTAAPLDDDRRIVLDAVRLTRLDGMAGDGGVPRGVGGGARELRGGGGLGGCAAAGRSRAPLWPLALLVLVWRARSRARPARVTTRWR